The following are encoded in a window of Cryptococcus gattii WM276 chromosome M, complete sequence genomic DNA:
- a CDS encoding Type II HSP40 co-chaperone, putative; Sis1p (Similar to TIGR gene model, INSD accession AAW46781.1; interacts with the HSP70 protein Ssa1p), which translates to MVNNTEYYKTLGLSKDATEADIKKAYRKESLKWHPDKNPGDKHAVAEEKFKKIGEAYEVLSDPKKKEIYDQFGEEGLKGGGAPGGGGFGGFPSGGGGYSSFHATDPNDIFNTFFSSMGGGGGGAENIFASFGGGGSSRGGPRMRTSRMGGGMGGMGGMGGMPGMGGMGGMPGGFGDEPSSSAPPPGEIIKPLALSLEELYKGGTKRLKITRHLQSGGQAEKILEVAYKAGWKKGTKIKFAGAGNEDEYGQSQTVTFVVEEKPHNRFERVDDDLVVKLNITLSQALLGPDGGGAITKEVEQLDGRRIQVSLPEGQIVQPGQETRIQGEGMPVSKASSLKKSGDLVVKWNVVFPTRLSAEQKKDLRRILG; encoded by the exons ATGGTCAACAACACAGAGTACTACAAG ACCCTTGGTCTTAGTAAAGATGCCACCGAAGCCGATATCAAGAAA GCTTACCGAAAAGAATCTCTGAAGTGGCACCCTGACAAGAACCCCGGAGACAAGCATGCCGTTGCGGAAGAGAAGTTTAAGAAAATCGGTGAGGCCTACGAGGTCCTCTCAGATCCT aaaaagaaggagattTATGACCAATTTGGTGAGGAGGGTCTTAAGGGAGGCGGCGCTCCCGGTGGTGGTGGATTCGGCGGTTTCCCCagtggtggtggtggctACAGCAGCTTCCACGCTACAGACCCCAATGACATCTTCAA caccttcttctcaagCATGGGTGGTGGAGGCGGCGGTGCCGAAAACATTTTCGCCTCTTTTGGCGGTGGAGGATCCAGCCGAGGTGGACCGCGGATGCGTACATCACGAATGGGAGGAGGCATGGGCGGTATGGGTGGTATGGGCGGCATGCCCGGTATGGGTGGTATGGGTGGTATGCCCGGTGGTTTCGGTGACGAaccctcttcttccgctCCTCCTCCGGGAGAAATCATTAAGCCTCTTGCACTCTCTCTTGAGGAATTGTACAAGGGCGGTACCAAGAGGCTGAAGATCACCAGGCACTTGCAGAGCGGTGGGCAGGCTGAGAAGATTTTGGAAGTTGCATACAAGGCgggatggaagaagggcaCCAAGATTAAGTTTGCTGGTGCGGGTAACGAGGATGAGTACGGACAGTCTCA GACTGTCACCTTTGTAGTCGAAGAGAAGCCCCACAACCGATTCGAGCGAGTAGATGATGACCTCGtcgtcaagctcaacaTCACCCTTTCCCAGGCCCTTCTTGGTCCCGACGGTGGAGGTGCCATCACTAAGGAGGTTGAGCAACTTGACGGTAGGAGGATACAAGTCTCCTTACCGGAAGGT CAAATCGTCCAACCCGGACAAGAAACACGTATCCAAGGCGAGGGTATGCCTGTGTCAAAGGCCAGTTcattgaagaagagcggAGATCTTGTCGTCAAATGGAATGTTGTCTTCCCTACCCGATTGTCTGCCGAACAGAAGAAGGACTTAAGGAGAATTTTGGGTTAA
- a CDS encoding TOR complex subunit LST8 (Similar to TIGR gene model, INSD accession AAW46889.1) yields MAPAPTQTQAPESQGYNSDAAAQAQTAEMSVILCTAGYDHTIRFWEAWSGICYRQITLSPQWKQVNRLAISPNKAYVAAAGNSTVRIWDIQSLSNTPIATLEGHTGNVVALAYSALGKWIVTGSEDGTVKVWDTRTAQTQRIYLHDCPVNDVVIHPNQGELISCDQSGSVKIWDLAENTCTHELVPDEDVPIRSVSISSDGNTLVAANDSGMVYVWRIIPVPNANANLVPVTSFRAHTKYITRCLLSPDTKYLATCSADHTVKIWSTAGIDYTLEKTLAGHQRWVWDAAFSADSAYLVTASSDHAARLWDLSLGETVRQYDGHHRAAVCCALNDINLA; encoded by the exons ATGGCTCCAGCGCCCACACAGACTCAAGCTCCGGAATCACAAGGCTACAACTCAGATGCCGCCGCACAAGCTCAGACGGCAGAGATGAGCGTCATTCTTTGTACTGCTGGAT ATGATCATACCATACGATTCTGGGAAGCGTGGAGTGGTATCTGCTACCGACAAATAACACTTTCACCACAATGG AAACAAGTGAACAGGTTAGCTATCAGCCCAAATAAGGCGTAcgttgctgctgctggaAATTCTACTGTCCG GATATGGGATATTCAGTCATTATCGAATACTCCT ATAGCAACCCTTGAAGGTCATACAGGGAATGTAGTTGCTTTAGCATACAGCGCCTTAGGAAAGTGGATTGTCACGGGTAGTGAAGACGGAACAGTCAAGGTTTGGGACACACG GACGGCCCAAACCCAACGTATATACCTTCATGATTGCCCTGTCAATGACGTTGTGATTCATCCGAATCAAGGAGAGTTGATAAGCTGTGATCAGTCAGGTTCCGTCAAGATATGGGACCTGGCGGAAAATACATGTACTCACGAGCTT GTACCGGATGAAGATGTGCCCATCAGAAGTGTCAGTATATCATCGGACGGAAATACTCTCGTAGCTGCCAATGACAGC GGGATGGTTTACGTTTGGCGTATCATTCCGGTACCAAACGCCAACGCCAATCTTGTCCCTGTCACCAGTTTCCGAGCCCACACAAAGTACATCACTCGCTGTCTCCTCAGTCCCGATACCAA GTACCTTGCGACATGTTCAGCAGACCATACTGTCAAGATCTGGTCAACGGCGGGAATAGATTATACGCTCGAAAAGACTTTGGCAGGCCATCAAAGATGGGTTTGGGATGCGGCGTTTAGTGCAGACTCTGCGTATCTTGTGACTG CCTCAAGCGATCATGCAGCCAGGCTGTGGGATTTAAGCCTCGGAGAGACTGTGAGGCAATACGATGGACATCATCG AGCGGCAGTGTGCTGTGCCTTGAATGATATCAACCTTGCGTGA
- a CDS encoding Hypothetical protein (Similar to TIGR gene model, INSD accession AAW46888.1; CNM01150): protein MVDLGAPIGSHHQSNIPASEQTGFNSGVGGEHASAGATRATGTTGGVESKLDNALDHYSTSGPADITGTGHHSSGLRSGVATGAATGAGVGAGAGTLVFSGQAVSGQYSGGGTRDALTGQTGHTTGAGVGYYGENLPIPPGAGTHPSAAHHSSTAGSATRAEKDAVGGAYVGGPAQDALTGKSGATTVGEGVGPYGENLSHPGTTTGTGVGPSGGAGGHYGKGAAAAAGAGVGAIGGAGLAGTTGQHGSALGAGEGGISGTPLGPGAGDGSTGAGITTGVAGVGAGAGAAGAGSQLEAGGAGAGKHGRAQPDEDRGAPLSDPKELDTGGPHSLVYQESTGKYVHRHELEGELGSAEATVKNASERRV from the exons ATGGTCGATCTTGGCGCTCCTATCGGATCTCACCACCAATCTAACATTCCCGCCTCTGAACAAACGGGCTTTAACTCGGGTGTTGGCGGTGAACACGCTTCGGCCG GTGCTACGCGTGCTACCGGTACCACCGGGGGTGTCGAAAGCAAGCTTGACAACGCTCTCGACCACTATTCTACTTCTGGACCAGCAGATATTACTGGTACTGGCCATCATAGCTCTGGTCTTCGTTCAGGTGTCGCTACTGGCGCCGCTACTGGTGCCGGTGTCGGTGCGGGAGCTGGTACTCTTGTGTTTTCTGGACAAGCTGTCAGCGGACAGTACTCTGGCGGTGGAACTAGGGATGCCTTAACCGGTCAGA CTGGTCACACTACTGGTGCTGGTGTTGGCTATTACGGTGAAAACCTCCCTATTCCACCTGGTGCTGGTACCCATCCTTCAGCTGCCCACCACTCTTCTACAGCCGGCTCTGCTACCAGGGCTGAAAAGGACGCTGTCGGTGGTGCTTACGTTGGTGGTCCTGCTCAGGATGCCTTAACTGGCAAGA GTGGTGCTACCACCGTCGGCGAAGGTGTCGGTCCTTATGGTGAAAACCTTTCTCATCCCGGTACCACCACTGGAACTGGTGTCGGACCTTCTGGCGGTGCTGGTGGTCACTACGGCAAAGGTGCcgccgctgctgctggtgcGGGTGTAGGTGCAATCGGCGGTGCTGGTCTTGCTGGTACCACTGGACAACATGGTTCTGCGCTAGGGGCCGGTGAGGGCGGAATTAGTGGTACCCCCCTTGGACCTGGTGCTGGTGATGGTTCAACCGGTGCTGGTATTACCACAGGTGTAGCTGGTGTCGGAGCTGGTGCTGGTGCCGCCGGTGCAGGCTCTCAACTTGAGGCTGGCGGTGCTGGTGCTGGGAAACACGGTCGAGCTCAGCCGGACGAAGACCGAGGTG CTCCCCTTTCTGACCCCAAGGAGCTCGACACTGGTGGACCCCATTCTCTTGTTTACCAAGAATCCACTGGCAAGTACGTTCACCGACATGAACTTGAGGGTGAACTAGGTAGCGCGGAGGCCACAGTGAAGAATGCCTCTGAGAGGAGGGTTtaa
- a CDS encoding Rho guanyl-nucleotide exchange factor, putative (Similar to TIGR gene model, INSD accession AAW46946.1), whose protein sequence is MLERFGDLSTNLNDGLKAPSSRHINDGRYTPIQKDWRGPGDVDTAGQDRSAAETFSTLPTYQPAPQYDDSLMSPGVLKVNGGQGVPSNAWPEYLQPEARTGRDRSASAVTMKAGDPHDGAITPRGERYDKDTLFGPIAKDESPGEPQRQRLDTAFTGNGVPLSTSNTASSADSGPPKQPHRQNSSTSSLHPRSITSHNTGRTSFDLSPSWSHQAQTPSPWVERKLQIHQSHRHHSLADSFEHEQGPSGWEEEEWEEDEDEEIDVDEGQFFQPAFLSEMALQLRDKVERQRHIKAGIAWVGSFTGKDIVTTIHNLLPPHTREKPNDRRFALLLAQSLQNQLWFVEVDWDIKPLRDSSDDVFRFMGEMEGIASGADALTTELPKGLMTMATRCYSPSCTGDKRCYSPRCPYKTSPHTFLPTEESIIPLPTPVSVRHDDWKEDIDPLMLRDLSPRAITRQDVIRQALSSELAYEADLSIMEDLFITHLRLADPPIIPDPRHREEFIHEVFHNAHELREASKRLIEEFTIRQREQPIIQFVGDLFLQAATEFRNIYPEYTGSLPQAEATLSKELEENIEFRLYTERVVRENDRRRDIRHLITRPSAQLQRYPALLEGILNVTESDDPDREFLSQALHSIQSISSLSQLKLFHASKGRGPASKLEWFDLVNEEERKTIPKKEQKRQMLIWELIQGEIQYVADLEVLGTVFAEGLRTAEPAVIDRNRLDVFLDEAFHNWRSLYEIHSRFLHNLQIRQLEQHPHIGMISDLVFDAALNWQEAYMEYVPHYPIAKVKVQEEEARNTKFASFLKACLRDPMTNKQDIDHFMSRPIFRLLRYPLLLEPIRDCLKETAGPDDPDYEQIPQVMEVIAGLGKAIQKGVISNESKVELWDLQRTLDGSKISPRTVADLDLANPMRELIHRGIVYRQSEGSIGSGWTELNALLFDNFLVLTKLERPTKPSKSSRKEHRKERYAINRPPIPLELLSLGSFNEAPRVRNTGRLFGVGGASHHDLPSDKSMNAPKTPGSSKSADTSKLYPFSISFIGGQGQLGGSYTLWADSFKARQDWREKFEHAKVLRTEINDAGKRRLVAVGCQDGVWIGIRGDSRSLRKVLHVKSVTGIAVLEEFSIFLVLSDKSLVAYQLEALVPSAGQKPVKTTTERISMPKEEISSFTVGRLDGRTLVVLMRAETAQTVFKILEPVLNKNTEDTARQRRPFGFLGKTSEWFRPYKMFYLPAEVYGVHFLKHKMAIVCSKGFEIMDLTEYGEPYRDCRPIEWQGRHDSVAFHPPYLLLISAPFIEIRHIDTGKLLQIYTGSDLRLTWDGSGGQKDPPVFNPGKHGYGDETKIQEPQIHICQRATDHKQGRGQQPIGQIVYELSPTLLLNNPLLNPLNTLDPNYLPPPPLTSHANPAIRQARPPSVRTMNSSDQSPHPNLYQNSNPSQGYISFPNAQSYAAQPPMPQRDSYGTRYSRDSSSHHDSNSVYNMTPIDPSPQSSTGAFSIQPQNHPSGYPSQGASGGLSYGQYLAQQPQIARGQSQGQGHGYGGYNDHAIRAWAQSGGHGRGNVYGGYE, encoded by the exons ATGCTCGAGCGGTTTGGCGATCTGTCCACAAACTTGAACGATGGCCTGAAAGCGCCCTCTTCACGGCATATAAATGATGGAAGATACACCCCTATTCAAAAAGATTGGCGGGGCCCAGGCGACGTGGATACTGCGGGACAGGACCGTTCGGCTGCGGAAACGTTTAGCACATTGCCGACTTACCAGCCTGCCCCTCAATACGATGACAGTCTAATGTCGCCTGGTGTGCTTAAGGTCAATGGTGGCCAGGGTGTTCCATCTAATGCTTGGCCTGAATATCTCCAGCCAGAAGCGAGAACAGGACGTGATCGATCAGCGAGTGCTGTGACCATGAAAGCTGGGGATCCGCATGATGGGGCGATAACTCCAAGAGGTGAAAGATACGACAAAGATACGCTGTTTGGTCCAATAGCAAAGGACGAAAGTCCCGGGGAACCTCAGAGACAACGTTTGGATACGGCTTTCACAGGCAATGGTGTCCCTCTTTCCACTTCCAACACTGCTTCTTCTGCGGACTCAGGTCCGCCAAAGCAACCACATCGCCAAAACTCAtccacttcttcccttcACCCTCGGTCTATCACATCTCACAATACAGGCCGTACTTCCTTCGatctttctccttcatGGTCTCACCAAGCCCAAACGCCTTCCCCATGGGTCGAACGTAAACTCCAAATTCATCAGTCCCATCGTCATCATTCTCTTGCAGATTCATTCGAGCACGAACAAGGACCGAGCggatgggaagaagaagagtgggaagaggacgaggatgaagagattgatGTTGATGAGGGTCAATTCTTTCAGCCCGCATTTTTGAGCGAGATGGCATTACAGCTGAGAGATAAGGTGGAAAGACAGAGACATATTAAAGCTGGTATAGCCTGGGTTGGAAGTTTCACAGGCAAAGACATTGTCACTACTATCCACAACCTCTTACCTCCACACACTCGAGAAAAACCCAACGATCGCCGATtcgccctcctcctcgCTCAGAGTTTACAAAATCAGCTCTGGTTCGTTGAAGTCGACTGGGATATCAAGCCTCTTCGTGATTCCTCTGATGACGTCTTCAGATTCAtgggagagatggaaggtATAGCTTCTGGTGCGGATGCGCTTACCACGGAGCTGCCCAAGGGCCTTATGACTATGGCTACCCGATGTTATTCTCCCTCTTGTACAGGCGACAAGCGATGTTACTCCCCTCGGTGTCCTTACAAAACCTCGCCCCACACTTTCCTCCCCACCGAAGAATCTATCATCCCACTGCCTACGCCGGTATCTGTACGACACGACGACTGGAAAGAAGATATCGATCCTCTCATGCTACGTGATCTATCGCCTCGTGCCATCACACGCCAAGACGTCATCCGTCAAGCGCTATCGTCTGAACTTGCATATGAAGCTGATCTGTCCATCATGGAAGATCTCTTCATCACGCACCTTCGCCTCGCCGATCCGCCAATCATACCCGACCCGAGACACAGAGAAGAGTTCATCCATGAAGTCTTCCATAATGCGCATGAGCTTAGAGAGGCCAGTAAAAGATTGATCGAAGAATTTACGATTAGGCAGCGAGAACAGCCAATCATCCAGTTTGTGGGAGATTTGTTCTTGCAGGCGGCAACGGAATTTAGGAACATCTATCCCGAATATACAGGTAGTCTGCCGCAGGCGGAGGCGACGTTGAGTAAAGAGTTGGAAGAAAATATTGAGTTCAGGTTATACACCGAG CGGGTGGTAAGGGAAAACGACCGTCGAAGAGATATTCGTCACCTCATCACTCGTCCTTCCGCCCAATTACAACGTTATCCTGCTCTTCTGGAAGGTATCCTCAACGTCACAGAGTCCGACGATCCTGATCGTGAATTTCTCAGCCAGGCTCTTCACTCTATTCAATCCATTTCCAGTCTATCACAACTCAAACTTTTCCATGCAAGTAAAGGGAGGGGACCGGCAAGTAAGTTGGAATGGTTTGATCTGGTcaacgaagaagagagaaagacTATCCCGAAAAAGGAGCAGAAGAGACAGATGCTTATCTGGGAGTTGATACAAGGTGAGATTCAGTATGTGGCGGATTTGGAGGTCCTGGGAACC GTATTCGCAGAGGGCTTGAGGACGGCTGAACCAGCTGTGATAGATCGTAACCGCCTGGACGTCTTCCTTGACGAAGCATTCCACAACTGGCGCTCTCTCTATGAGATACATAGCCGTTTCCTGCACAATCTCCAGATCCGTCAACTCGAACAACACCCACATATTGGTATGATTTCCGATCTCGTATTCGATGCGGCATTGAATTGGCAAGAGGCGTACATGGAATATGTCCCCCACTATCCTATTGCCAAGGTGAAGGTacaggaggaagaggctAGGAATACAAAATTTGCCAGTTTTCTCAAA GCTTGTTTGCGAGACCCCATGACAAACAAACAGGACATTGACCACTTTATGAGCCGTCCCATATTCCGTTTACTACGATATCCTCTACTCCTTGAGCCCATCCGTGATTGTCTGAAAGAGACGGCTGGACCCGATGATCCTGACTATGAACAAATCCCGCAAGTCATGGAAGTTATTGCTGGCTTGGGTAAAGCTATCCAGAAGGGTGTGATCTCGAATGAATCGAAAGTAGAGCTTTGGGATCTACAGAGGACGTTGGACGGGTCAAAAATCTCACCTAGGACAGTCGCCGATCTGGATTTGGCGAATCCCATGAGAGAGCTTATTCACCGTGGTATTGTGTACAGACAATCGGAGGGAAGTATAGGTAGTGGTTGGACAGAGCTTAACGCTCTCTTATTCGATAACTTCT TGGTTCTCACAAAGTTGGAACGGCCTACAAAACCCTCCAAATCGTCCAGGAAAGAGCATCGTAAAGAAAGATACGCTATCAATCGCCCA CCGATCCCTTTGGAACTTCTCTCACTCGGTTCCTTTAACGAAGCACCCCGCGTACGGAATACTGGTCGTCTTTTTGGCGTCGGTGGTGCATCTCATCATGATCTTCCCAGCGATAAATCTATGAATGCTCCAAAAACACCAGGATCATCAAAAAGCGCTGACACATCTAAACTCTACCCTTTCAGCATCTCTTTCATCGGAGGACAAGGACAGCTAGGAGGAAGTTATACTTTGTGGGCAGATTCTTTCAAAGCGAGACAGGATTGGAGAGAGAAGTTTGAGCATGCCAAGGTGTTGAGAACAGAGATCAATGACGCTGGCAAG CGTCGGTTGGTTGCTGTCGGCTGTCAAGATGGTGTCTGGATTGGTATCCGTGGTGATTCCCGTTCTCTTCGTAAAGTATTACATGTCAAGTCGGTCACCGGTATCGCGGTTTTAGAAGAgttctccatcttcctcgtTCTGTCTGACAAAAGTCTGGTCGCCTATCAACTTGAAGCATTGGTCCCCAGCGCTGGTCAAAAACCAGTCAAGACTACTACGGAGAGAATATCCATGCCAAAAGAGGAAATCTCTTCATTTACTGTCGGTCGTCTGGATGGGAGAACACTAGTAGTATTAATGCGAGCTGAGACGGCGCAGACGGTGTTCAAGATACTGGAGCCAGTATTGAACAAGAATACTGAGGACACCGCGAGGCAGCGAAGGCCGTTTGGATTCTTGGGAAAGACATCTGAATGGTTCAGGCCCTACAAAATGTTCTACCTGCCGGCTGAAGTTTATGGGGTGCATTTCCTCAAACATAAAATGGCCATCGTCTGTTCCAAAGGATTTGAGATTATGGATTTGACCGA ATATGGTGAACCTTACCGAGATTGCCGCCCGATCGAATGGCAAGGCCGTCATGACAGCGTAGCATTCCATCCGCCTTACCTTCTCCTCATATCTGCGCCATTCATTGAGATCAGACACATCGATACCGGAAAATTACTACAGATATACACTGGAAGTGATTTGAGATTAACCTGGGA CGGGTCGGGTGGACAAAAGGACCCGCCGGTTTTTAACCCCGGCAAACA TGGGTACGGAGACGAGACGAAGATCCAAGAACCTCAGATTCACATTTGTCAGCGAGCGACTGATCATAAGCAAGGCAGAGGCCAGCAGCCCATTGGACAGATTGT CTATGAATTGAGCCCAACTTTATTACTCAACAATCCTCTCCTGAACCCACTCAACACACTGGATCCTAACtatcttcctcctccacctcttACCAGCCATGCAAATCCTGCTATCAGG CAAGCTCGCCCACCATCGGTCAGAACCATGAATTCCAGCGACCAATCACCTCATCCCAATTTGTATCAAAATTCCAACCCATCTCAAGGATACATTTCTTTCCCTAACGCCCAAAGCTACGCTGCGCAACCACCTATGCCCCAACGCGATAGCTATGGAACTCGATACTCCAGAGATAGTAGCTCACATCACGATTCGAATTCCGTGTACAACATGACGCCAATAGATCCTTCACCTCAATCGAGTACGGGTGCTTTCTCTATACAACCTCAAAATCATCCATCGGGGTATCCATCACAAGGAGCGAGTGGCGGCCTAAGCTATGGGCAATATCTAGCGCAACAGCCGCAAATTGCGCGCGGGCAATCACAGGGGCAAGGTCATGGCTATGGAGGTTATAATGATCATGCGATAAGAGCCTGGGCGCAAAGCGGAGGACATGGAAGGGGTAACGTCTATGGAGGGTATGAATGA